The following proteins are co-located in the Deltaproteobacteria bacterium genome:
- a CDS encoding archease: MISTRILLTKGTDLKKTMKDLPYTLLDHTGDMAVCITGSDPIDLFENAGRALIHIALGDVPKDQGPSFSIDLSGEDLEDLLVQWLGEILYLLEGEKQIATVFSVEHLTASHLKATLGIIPFDPGRHEILTEIKAVTYHQIQVTDRGDHWEAVVIMDV; the protein is encoded by the coding sequence ATGATATCAACCAGGATTCTTCTTACAAAGGGGACTGACTTAAAAAAAACCATGAAGGATCTCCCTTATACCTTGCTCGACCATACAGGGGACATGGCTGTATGCATCACCGGGTCTGACCCCATAGATCTCTTCGAGAATGCGGGCAGGGCCCTTATTCATATCGCACTGGGGGATGTGCCGAAGGATCAAGGCCCCTCCTTTTCCATCGACCTTTCAGGTGAAGACCTGGAAGATCTCCTGGTCCAGTGGCTGGGAGAGATACTGTATCTCCTGGAGGGCGAAAAACAAATCGCCACCGTTTTTTCGGTTGAACACCTGACGGCTTCACACCTCAAGGCAACCCTGGGAATCATTCCCTTTGACCCGGGACGTCACGAGATCCTCACTGAAATCAAGGCGGTGACCTACCATCAAATCCAAGTCACCGACCGGGGGGATCACTGGGAAGCCGTTGTCATCATGGATGTATGA
- a CDS encoding RtcB family protein, whose translation MQIKLEQLDDNRWLIPKAGKMRVPGLIFSSKALIKDIEKDQSLVQVTNVATLPGIRGYSLAMPDIHWGYGFPIGGVAAFDVDEGIISPGGVGYDINCGCRLMTTSLIANEIMPNLRKLLSDLFIAVPAGVGSTGVVHLSKKEETEVALEGAAWAVKQGFGRPEDLERTEDHGTLEGADPSVLSDRAMKRGIDQLGTLGSGNHFLEIQVVDKVYDLQIARAFRIFEGQVTVLIHSGSRGFGHQICDDFLKEMGRQLPSQKIDLPDRQLACALLRSDLGRRYLSAMACAANYAWANRQILMHLVYETFIRSLSIGPKELGMELLYDVCHNIAKIERHTYKGREVSLCVHRKGATRSLPPGHPGIPPLYRQAGQPVLIPGDMGTYSFILAGAPGAMEKSFGSSCHGAGRVMSRSQAVKTAKGRAIHRELEDRGILVQSKGKRTMKEEIPEAYKDVSQVVEVVHQAGLAKKVARLKPLAVIKG comes from the coding sequence ATGCAAATCAAGCTCGAACAATTGGACGATAACCGATGGCTGATCCCCAAAGCCGGGAAAATGAGGGTTCCAGGGCTTATCTTTTCAAGTAAGGCCCTGATCAAAGACATCGAAAAGGATCAAAGTCTGGTCCAAGTCACCAATGTTGCGACCTTGCCGGGAATCAGGGGGTACTCTCTGGCCATGCCCGACATTCACTGGGGATACGGATTTCCGATAGGCGGTGTCGCGGCCTTTGATGTGGACGAAGGGATCATCTCTCCCGGCGGAGTCGGTTATGATATCAACTGTGGATGCCGCCTCATGACGACTTCCCTGATAGCAAACGAGATCATGCCCAACCTCAGGAAACTTCTCTCAGACTTGTTTATTGCGGTTCCCGCGGGTGTCGGTTCCACCGGGGTCGTTCATCTCTCCAAGAAGGAAGAGACCGAGGTGGCCCTGGAAGGTGCCGCATGGGCCGTGAAACAGGGTTTCGGCCGGCCGGAAGACCTGGAAAGGACCGAAGACCACGGCACCCTTGAAGGAGCTGACCCCTCAGTGCTGAGTGACAGGGCAATGAAACGGGGAATCGACCAACTCGGCACGCTGGGGTCTGGAAACCATTTCCTGGAAATCCAGGTCGTGGATAAAGTCTATGATCTCCAAATCGCCCGGGCCTTCCGCATTTTCGAAGGCCAAGTGACCGTCCTTATCCATTCCGGATCACGGGGATTCGGTCACCAAATCTGCGACGATTTCCTGAAAGAAATGGGCAGGCAACTCCCGAGCCAAAAAATCGATCTTCCCGACAGGCAACTCGCATGTGCTCTCCTTCGATCGGATCTGGGGAGACGCTACCTTTCCGCGATGGCTTGTGCCGCGAATTACGCCTGGGCCAATCGGCAGATCCTCATGCATCTGGTTTACGAGACCTTCATCCGCAGTCTTTCCATCGGCCCAAAGGAACTGGGTATGGAATTACTCTATGATGTTTGTCACAATATCGCGAAGATTGAAAGGCATACTTACAAGGGCCGGGAAGTCTCGCTATGCGTTCATCGCAAGGGTGCCACCCGATCATTGCCTCCCGGGCATCCCGGTATTCCTCCCCTCTATAGGCAGGCAGGCCAACCCGTGCTCATTCCCGGGGACATGGGCACATATTCCTTTATTCTCGCAGGAGCCCCTGGTGCCATGGAAAAAAGCTTCGGATCCAGCTGTCACGGCGCCGGTCGGGTTATGAGCCGTTCCCAGGCCGTGAAAACCGCGAAGGGAAGGGCTATACATCGAGAGCTGGAAGATAGGGGCATCCTGGTTCAGTCCAAGGGAAAAAGAACTATGAAAGAAGAGATCCCGGAGGCCTATAAAGATGTTTCCCAGGTCGTCGAGGTGGTTCATCAAGCCGGACTGGCGAAAAAGGTCGCGCGCCTGAAACCCCTCGCAGTCATCAAGGGATAA
- a CDS encoding NTP transferase domain-containing protein, producing MESLLTGSIIMAAGKGSRMKGYEGNKALLPLVPGSSLYDGDQPILLHILKNLPPGPKAIVVNHRKEDVIRATSHLGIEYYEQPVTNGTGGALLAARPFIEKGDFSRMIITMGDVPFVRESTYQNLVRALEDSCFVVLGFRTDDKKRYGVLETRGNHVTRIVEWTYWHRLPREEQNRFQICNSGIYGARRHELLPYLARLESRPHRVLKERKGKMVEIEEFFITDLVELIHSDGGKVGFIVAEDEREVMGLDDPVSLGKAQEFYKREWKHLEAT from the coding sequence TTGGAATCTCTATTGACCGGATCAATTATCATGGCGGCCGGCAAGGGCAGTCGTATGAAGGGTTATGAGGGAAACAAGGCTCTGCTCCCTCTGGTGCCAGGAAGTTCCCTTTACGATGGAGATCAACCCATTCTACTCCATATCTTGAAAAACCTCCCTCCCGGCCCCAAGGCCATTGTTGTCAACCACAGGAAAGAAGACGTAATCCGTGCCACTTCACACCTAGGAATCGAATATTACGAGCAGCCCGTGACCAACGGGACCGGGGGAGCCCTTCTGGCTGCAAGGCCGTTTATAGAGAAAGGTGATTTTTCACGAATGATCATCACCATGGGAGATGTACCTTTTGTCAGGGAGTCCACCTACCAGAACCTTGTCCGGGCCTTAGAGGATAGTTGTTTTGTGGTGCTGGGCTTCCGAACGGATGACAAGAAACGTTACGGAGTCCTGGAAACCAGGGGAAACCACGTCACCCGAATTGTTGAGTGGACCTACTGGCATCGCCTGCCTCGGGAGGAGCAGAACCGTTTTCAGATCTGCAATTCCGGGATTTACGGGGCCAGAAGACACGAACTTCTACCTTACCTTGCCCGCCTTGAGAGCCGTCCACACAGGGTTCTGAAGGAAAGAAAAGGAAAGATGGTAGAAATCGAAGAATTTTTCATTACGGATCTGGTAGAGCTTATCCATTCCGATGGGGGCAAAGTCGGGTTTATTGTAGCAGAGGACGAACGGGAAGTCATGGGACTGGACGATCCCGTATCCCTCGGAAAGGCCCAGGAGTTTTACAAGAGAGAATGGAAACATCTCGAAGCAACCTGA
- a CDS encoding long-chain fatty acid--CoA ligase, translated as MGEYSLGDRIWFKKWPEQVPKSLDYPDCSLADFLHRTTSRYGANPAIVFLDTVITYDQLWDLVRRMAKGFYSLGLRKGDICAMMLPNSIQYVVAYYACQFLGVTVTAINPTYKAFEIQHQLKDSGARALVVLDAVFNEAEKALEGTKVRYLIGTNVVDLCAISSLKRFLGRILGKIPSGKLPSDAIRFMKLLNSDPDPPRPDIDPRNDVAVLQYTGGTTGLPKGAMLTHRNVVVNAVQCEAILWQHKPGMCFIGVLPLFHSYAMTTVMNTAIRVGGFQLLFPKPPEDFSDLFTAIEKYSPPEGSIMPGVALLFDKINNHPKVREYDLTSLMMAISGAGPLPLEVQNRFEELTGSIIIEGYGLSEATPVTHANPLDKDLRKVGSIGLPLPDTDVRIVDVETGTKVLAPLPFALSKTGGLTGEQALEADAYTGELIVKGPQVMKGYMNRPNETAVTIRNGWLYTGDIACMDAEGFTILRDRAKDMIKCKGYPVFPAEVEDLLHRHPAVLSAAVIGVPHDKTGEVGKAFVVLTPESRGKVSEKDILDWAKDKITEYKVPASIEFRDELPTTMVGKVLRRVLKEEEEAKRREMHKGKAI; from the coding sequence ATGGGAGAGTATTCTCTGGGTGATCGTATCTGGTTTAAGAAGTGGCCCGAGCAGGTACCCAAATCCTTGGATTATCCTGATTGCTCCCTGGCGGATTTTCTGCACCGGACAACCTCCCGCTATGGCGCGAATCCCGCTATTGTTTTTCTGGACACTGTAATCACCTATGATCAACTCTGGGACCTTGTCCGGAGAATGGCCAAGGGGTTTTATTCCCTCGGCCTCCGCAAAGGGGATATCTGCGCCATGATGCTCCCAAATTCCATTCAATATGTCGTTGCCTATTACGCCTGCCAGTTCCTGGGAGTCACAGTCACCGCCATCAACCCTACGTACAAGGCCTTTGAAATTCAACATCAATTAAAAGATTCAGGGGCACGAGCACTCGTCGTCCTGGATGCTGTCTTCAATGAAGCGGAAAAGGCCCTCGAAGGCACCAAGGTCCGCTATCTGATCGGAACCAACGTGGTTGATCTTTGCGCCATTTCTTCCTTGAAACGATTCCTGGGGAGGATCCTTGGTAAGATTCCGTCCGGAAAATTGCCCTCGGATGCGATCCGATTCATGAAACTATTGAACTCAGACCCCGATCCTCCCCGACCCGACATCGATCCCCGAAACGACGTGGCCGTTCTCCAGTACACGGGAGGCACAACGGGTCTCCCCAAGGGAGCCATGCTCACACACAGAAACGTGGTGGTCAACGCAGTCCAGTGCGAAGCTATTCTCTGGCAGCATAAACCGGGCATGTGTTTCATCGGCGTTCTGCCCCTCTTCCATTCCTATGCTATGACAACGGTCATGAACACGGCGATTCGTGTAGGTGGCTTTCAACTGCTCTTTCCCAAGCCCCCTGAAGACTTTTCTGACCTTTTCACTGCTATCGAGAAGTACAGCCCTCCCGAAGGGTCCATCATGCCCGGAGTGGCCCTGCTCTTCGACAAAATCAACAACCATCCCAAGGTCCGCGAATATGACCTCACCTCCCTGATGATGGCCATCTCCGGTGCCGGCCCCCTGCCCCTGGAAGTCCAAAACCGTTTCGAGGAACTCACGGGTTCCATCATCATCGAGGGATATGGGCTGTCCGAGGCCACCCCCGTCACCCACGCCAATCCATTGGATAAGGACTTGCGTAAGGTAGGTTCCATCGGACTTCCCCTCCCCGATACGGACGTCCGTATCGTGGACGTTGAAACCGGCACCAAGGTGCTCGCTCCCCTCCCCTTCGCCCTTTCCAAGACCGGTGGTCTTACCGGGGAACAGGCCCTGGAGGCCGATGCCTATACGGGAGAACTTATCGTAAAAGGCCCCCAGGTCATGAAAGGATACATGAACAGGCCCAACGAAACCGCCGTCACCATCCGGAACGGCTGGCTTTATACGGGTGATATCGCCTGCATGGACGCCGAAGGGTTCACGATCCTCAGGGACAGGGCGAAAGACATGATCAAGTGCAAGGGCTACCCGGTTTTTCCAGCAGAGGTGGAGGACCTTCTCCACAGGCATCCCGCCGTCCTTTCCGCAGCCGTGATCGGTGTGCCCCACGACAAGACTGGCGAGGTGGGAAAGGCCTTCGTGGTTCTCACACCGGAGAGCCGGGGCAAGGTAAGCGAAAAGGATATTCTGGACTGGGCCAAGGACAAGATTACGGAATACAAAGTTCCAGCATCCATTGAATTCAGGGATGAACTTCCCACGACCATGGTGGGCAAGGTCCTGAGGCGAGTTCTCAAAGAGGAGGAAGAGGCGAAAAGAAGAGAGATGCACAAGGGTAAGGCGATTTGA
- the ddlA gene encoding D-alanine--D-alanine ligase yields the protein MEKLRVAVLCGGQSAEHEVSLQSALNIINALDRDRYDILVIGIDKEGRWFAYEQAEDFLEHPEDPKLISLKEGGQQISLVPGDREGPFRDLSGDVSLGKIDVVFPVLHGPYGEDGTMQGLLKILHVPFCGVGVLGSAAGMDKDVTKRLLRDAGIPIAKFMVLERGAGEVDFEEVRKTLGSPCFVKPANLGSSVGIERVGDEAAFKAAVEEAFRWDQKVLIEETLTGREIECSVLGNEDPIASLPGEIITDPERYTFYSYEAKYIDGKGATLEIPAKVSEEVVQRIKDLAVRSFQALCCEGMARVDFFLLEDGRIIVNELNTIPGFTKISMYPKLWEISGIPYGELIDRLIRLALERDRREKELKTALG from the coding sequence ATGGAAAAGCTGCGAGTGGCCGTCTTGTGCGGGGGACAATCCGCGGAACACGAGGTCTCCCTTCAGTCCGCCCTGAACATCATCAATGCCCTGGACCGTGATAGATATGATATCCTGGTCATCGGCATCGACAAGGAAGGAAGGTGGTTTGCTTACGAGCAGGCGGAAGATTTCCTGGAACACCCTGAGGATCCGAAACTCATCTCCCTGAAGGAAGGAGGCCAGCAGATATCCCTCGTCCCGGGGGATCGGGAGGGGCCATTCAGGGATTTGTCCGGAGATGTTTCTCTCGGGAAGATCGATGTGGTCTTCCCTGTTCTCCACGGCCCTTACGGTGAAGACGGAACGATGCAGGGACTCCTTAAAATCCTTCACGTCCCCTTTTGCGGAGTAGGGGTCTTGGGTTCTGCCGCCGGAATGGACAAGGACGTGACCAAGCGGCTGTTGAGGGATGCAGGTATTCCAATCGCAAAATTCATGGTCCTTGAAAGGGGGGCCGGGGAGGTGGATTTCGAGGAAGTCCGGAAGACCTTGGGATCTCCCTGTTTTGTCAAACCCGCAAATCTGGGCTCCTCCGTCGGAATAGAGCGGGTCGGGGACGAAGCGGCCTTCAAGGCCGCGGTGGAAGAGGCCTTCCGGTGGGATCAAAAGGTCTTGATCGAGGAAACTCTAACGGGCAGGGAGATAGAGTGTTCGGTCCTGGGGAATGAAGACCCCATCGCATCTCTTCCAGGAGAGATCATTACCGATCCTGAAAGGTATACCTTTTACTCTTATGAAGCCAAGTATATCGACGGGAAAGGGGCCACTCTCGAAATACCGGCCAAGGTCTCCGAGGAAGTCGTTCAACGCATAAAGGACCTGGCCGTCCGTTCCTTCCAGGCCCTCTGCTGTGAGGGGATGGCCAGGGTGGATTTTTTTCTTCTGGAAGACGGACGCATCATCGTCAACGAATTGAATACCATTCCTGGATTTACGAAAATCAGCATGTACCCCAAGCTCTGGGAAATCAGCGGCATACCTTACGGAGAGTTGATCGACCGCTTGATCCGGCTGGCCTTGGAGCGGGATCGAAGGGAGAAGGAGTTGAAAACAGCCCTGGGTTAA
- a CDS encoding potassium channel protein, whose translation MFQVNKRIAPFRSKTIIRAFAILMVIVFAGTGGYMIIERWGFLDALYMTVITITTVGFKEVREVSEAGRIFTIFIIFSGMGIIAYVLGIVAQAMVEFQMSTLIGRTKLGLRMRSIKNHFIVCGFGRIGRIICRELKAHNVPMVVIDNRPEARQALENEDIPFIIDDATNEEVLLEAGIKRAKGLVSVVASDADNLFITMSARGLNPSLFILARAEEEQTEKKLKRAGADRVGMPYLIGGQKMAHILTRPAVTDFLEFTVHNRDMGLEMGELEVGEESQLNGLTLVESDIRKDMNVIIVAIRKKGGEMKFNPSSETHIRAGDTLIALGKSEELEKLSRILAG comes from the coding sequence ATGTTCCAGGTAAACAAGAGAATAGCGCCTTTCAGATCCAAGACAATTATCCGGGCCTTTGCCATTCTAATGGTGATCGTGTTTGCGGGCACCGGCGGTTATATGATAATCGAGCGGTGGGGTTTCCTGGACGCCCTGTATATGACCGTGATCACCATTACCACGGTTGGGTTTAAAGAGGTGCGGGAAGTTTCTGAGGCGGGCAGAATATTTACCATTTTCATCATCTTTTCTGGAATGGGAATAATCGCCTATGTGCTGGGTATTGTTGCCCAGGCCATGGTCGAATTTCAGATGAGTACTTTGATCGGGAGGACAAAGTTGGGTTTAAGGATGAGGTCCATAAAAAATCATTTCATCGTCTGTGGATTCGGCAGGATCGGCCGGATCATCTGCAGGGAGTTGAAGGCCCATAATGTCCCCATGGTGGTGATCGACAACCGGCCGGAGGCCAGGCAGGCCCTTGAGAACGAGGACATCCCCTTCATCATCGATGATGCGACCAACGAGGAGGTCTTGCTGGAAGCGGGGATAAAACGGGCCAAGGGACTGGTCTCGGTGGTGGCCTCTGACGCTGATAATCTCTTCATCACCATGAGTGCCAGGGGGTTGAATCCATCCCTGTTTATCCTTGCCAGGGCAGAAGAAGAACAGACCGAAAAGAAACTCAAACGGGCGGGGGCCGACAGGGTCGGGATGCCTTACCTCATCGGTGGTCAAAAGATGGCCCATATCCTTACCCGGCCTGCGGTGACGGATTTCCTGGAATTTACAGTTCACAACAGGGATATGGGGCTCGAAATGGGTGAACTGGAAGTGGGGGAAGAATCACAGTTGAACGGCCTCACCCTGGTGGAGTCCGACATCCGTAAGGACATGAACGTCATCATCGTTGCGATACGAAAAAAGGGGGGAGAGATGAAGTTCAATCCCTCATCTGAAACCCACATCAGGGCAGGGGATACCCTCATCGCCTTGGGAAAGAGCGAGGAACTGGAGAAACTTTCGAGAATCCTGGCCGGTTAA
- a CDS encoding zinc-ribbon domain-containing protein — MIVTCEKCQSKFRLEDGLVKEGGTKVRCSLCRHVFTAYPSESVEPGETEDTHDVVEETLKETVALDAPPGQEEAQPEPLGGEEKEADRGEAEKIAEEELQDFSFGEEEGAVEEGAVDFGEDEMEETEAEPEPSGDVEETSEPSTAPKRGRSKAVPIVLIIILLLLLGGAYVYFFKPDIITDFLPVPKKSPQEEIKDSGVSRLTFPTVSGAFVESQKAGQLFVIRGMVTNNYPKPRSFIYVKGSLLDDRGKVVKIKKVYAGNSVPDEELKSMSMADIDQILNNKNGKGNMNIGILPGNSIPIMIVFDQLPENLSEFTVEAVSSSPSTRAE, encoded by the coding sequence ATGATTGTAACATGCGAAAAGTGTCAGTCGAAGTTCCGGTTGGAGGATGGTTTGGTCAAGGAAGGAGGGACCAAGGTCAGATGTTCCCTCTGCCGACACGTATTTACCGCCTATCCCTCCGAATCCGTTGAGCCCGGAGAAACGGAGGATACCCATGATGTGGTGGAAGAGACCCTGAAGGAAACCGTCGCCCTGGATGCCCCTCCGGGTCAGGAAGAGGCGCAGCCCGAACCTCTCGGGGGGGAGGAGAAGGAAGCTGACAGGGGAGAGGCCGAAAAAATAGCCGAAGAAGAACTTCAGGATTTTTCCTTTGGAGAGGAGGAGGGAGCAGTCGAGGAAGGCGCCGTTGATTTCGGGGAAGATGAAATGGAAGAAACTGAAGCAGAACCGGAGCCTTCAGGAGATGTTGAGGAGACCTCCGAGCCGTCCACGGCACCGAAGCGGGGTCGTTCAAAGGCAGTACCCATAGTTCTGATCATTATCCTTCTCCTTCTGCTCGGAGGCGCATACGTCTATTTTTTCAAACCTGACATCATCACTGACTTCCTGCCTGTTCCCAAGAAGAGCCCGCAGGAGGAGATAAAGGATTCCGGTGTCAGCAGGCTCACCTTTCCAACTGTAAGCGGAGCCTTTGTGGAGTCCCAGAAGGCGGGTCAACTTTTCGTGATCAGGGGGATGGTGACCAATAATTACCCCAAACCCCGCAGTTTCATATACGTAAAAGGGAGCCTATTGGACGACCGGGGCAAGGTAGTCAAGATAAAAAAGGTCTATGCGGGAAACAGTGTCCCGGATGAGGAGCTCAAATCCATGTCCATGGCGGATATTGACCAGATCCTCAACAACAAAAACGGAAAGGGAAACATGAACATCGGAATCCTGCCGGGAAATTCGATTCCCATTATGATCGTCTTCGACCAACTCCCGGAAAACCTCAGCGAGTTTACCGTGGAAGCCGTCAGTTCCAGTCCATCCACCCGGGCGGAATAA
- the hpt gene encoding hypoxanthine phosphoribosyltransferase, producing MKKELLFDRKTIFERVQGLAREISSEYAGKEPVVIGVLNGAVFFLTDLVRELDIPSVIDFIKASSYGSRMQSSGSVALTKDVEIPLEGRDVILVEDIVDTGLTLKKILEHLEGKSPSSIKVCALIDKLERREEQINIDYWGFRVDKGFLVGYGLDFNEQYRSLPGIYTLE from the coding sequence GTGAAAAAAGAACTGCTTTTTGATCGCAAAACGATTTTTGAGCGTGTGCAGGGCCTTGCCCGGGAAATATCGTCAGAATATGCAGGGAAGGAGCCGGTCGTTATCGGAGTCCTGAACGGGGCCGTTTTTTTTCTCACGGACCTGGTCAGGGAGTTGGATATTCCTTCTGTCATCGACTTTATAAAGGCATCAAGTTACGGCTCCCGGATGCAATCCAGCGGATCGGTCGCCCTCACCAAAGACGTCGAGATACCCCTTGAGGGCAGGGATGTCATCCTGGTGGAGGATATCGTGGATACCGGGCTCACACTGAAAAAGATCCTGGAACACCTCGAAGGCAAGTCTCCTTCATCGATAAAAGTCTGCGCCTTGATCGACAAGCTGGAACGGAGGGAGGAACAGATAAATATCGATTATTGGGGATTCCGGGTGGACAAAGGATTCCTGGTGGGATACGGCCTTGACTTCAACGAGCAGTACAGGTCCCTGCCGGGTATATATACGCTGGAATGA
- a CDS encoding PaaI family thioesterase: protein MEQGKQEAFRRAVEDEPFAVKMGMRLISVDEGRAVVEMKIRHDSLNTLGMIHGGAVFSLIDEAFEIASNSHGTKAVALNMNVTFHRPPALGDLVRAEAKEIHRTRKTATYEIKVTDPAGALIASCTALVYRKGERLDFLDGE from the coding sequence ATGGAGCAGGGGAAGCAAGAGGCTTTTAGGAGGGCGGTGGAGGATGAGCCCTTTGCCGTTAAAATGGGTATGCGGTTGATATCCGTGGACGAGGGTCGTGCCGTGGTGGAAATGAAGATCCGGCATGACAGCCTCAACACCCTCGGTATGATCCACGGAGGAGCCGTTTTTTCCCTCATCGACGAGGCCTTTGAGATTGCATCCAATTCCCACGGTACAAAGGCGGTGGCCTTGAACATGAATGTGACCTTTCACCGGCCGCCTGCCCTGGGAGACCTGGTTCGGGCCGAGGCGAAAGAAATTCATCGTACCCGGAAAACGGCGACCTATGAGATCAAGGTGACGGACCCCGCAGGGGCCCTCATCGCCTCTTGCACGGCCCTGGTCTACCGCAAAGGAGAACGACTGGATTTCCTTGATGGAGAATAG